The DNA region GGTGACCCGTCACGCCGCTCCCGGCAGCCAGTGGTTGTGGACCGGCGACACGGCGGGACGCCCGGACGCCTGCGGCAGCCCCAGCCTCTCGGCGACCGGCATCATGCGCGTACCGAACGCGTCCATGGCCTCCTCGGACTCCCAGAGGTCGTAGATCTCCAGGCCCGTGTCCGTCCGCACACACACATGGGCTAGGCATCCGGCGAACGTGTCACCGGGAAGGGCGTGCAACTCGGCGTTGAGAGCGTCGTACTGCTCGGGAGTGGTACCGGACAGGACTGCGTGCATGAAGACTGCCATCTGAATCTCCTCGGGCGGGGGCCCTCCCGGCCGCCGGGGCGACGGCCTGCCCCCTCCAGCACACCACGCGCGCGAGCGGACGGCATCCGATCCGGTGACACCGCCCCGGCGCCCGGGATACACGACAGAGGGTGTCGTGATTACAGGGTTCCATGGCACCCATGACACCGAGTTCGTGGCACGCCTTCCACGCGGCGGAACCGGCTTTCGCCGATGCCGTGCAGAAACGCTTCCAGCAGTACAAGCACCATGTCCTGGCCACCGTCCGCGCGGACGGCTCACCCCGCGTCACCGGCCTGGAGGTGGAGTTCCGGCTCGACCACCTGTGGTTCGGCATGATGCCGAACTCCCGCAAGGCCCTGGACCTGCGGCGCGATCCACGCTTCGCCATCCAGGCCAACCCCGGTCCCGACGCGACCATGGCCGACGCGGACGTCCGGATCTCCGGCACCGCCGTGGAGGTGACCGACGCCGGCGTCCGGGCCCGCTTCGCCGAGCAGGTCACGCCTCCTGAACCGTTCCTCCTCTTCAGTGCCGAGCCGGCCGAGGTGGTCCGCACCGGACTGGACGGCGACGACCTCGTCATCCAGGTCTGGCGC from Streptomyces sp. B1I3 includes:
- a CDS encoding pyridoxamine 5'-phosphate oxidase family protein; its protein translation is MTPSSWHAFHAAEPAFADAVQKRFQQYKHHVLATVRADGSPRVTGLEVEFRLDHLWFGMMPNSRKALDLRRDPRFAIQANPGPDATMADADVRISGTAVEVTDAGVRARFAEQVTPPEPFLLFSAEPAEVVRTGLDGDDLVIQVWRPGHPLRTLRRTGDDSPPRES